The following coding sequences lie in one Mesorhizobium sp. DCY119 genomic window:
- a CDS encoding RidA family protein, whose amino-acid sequence MFRFLTPKTIKPPFARYSHGVEVPAGKRLVLCSGQLGIGPDDAIPEDAGAQAELCFGNIAAILGEAGLTLKDIVRINAFVTDSAHLRPYMDVRDRLFSDPAPASTLMIVSGFARPEFNVEIEVIAAG is encoded by the coding sequence ATGTTCAGATTCCTCACCCCGAAAACGATAAAACCGCCCTTTGCGCGCTACAGCCACGGCGTCGAAGTGCCGGCAGGCAAGCGCCTTGTCCTATGCTCCGGCCAGCTCGGCATTGGGCCGGATGACGCGATCCCCGAGGATGCCGGCGCGCAGGCCGAGCTCTGCTTCGGCAATATCGCGGCAATTCTCGGCGAGGCCGGCCTGACGCTGAAGGACATCGTGCGCATCAACGCCTTCGTCACCGACAGCGCGCATCTGCGGCCCTATATGGACGTGCGTGACCGGCTGTTTTCTGATCCGGCGCCGGCTTCGACGCTGATGATTGTTTCCGGCTTCGCCCGGCCGGAGTTCAACGTCGAGATCGAGGTGATCGCGGCTGGGTAA
- a CDS encoding ABC transporter substrate-binding protein, whose protein sequence is MNRKFCFSVGVIALLGASASTALAAEKITYMTNWLAQAEHGGYYQAVADGTYAACGLDVTIQQGGPQVSGRPLLLAGKIDFYMGGNLLQAFDAVQQNIPLRIVAASFQKEPQVVMSHPGQGLDKWEDLKNADQYILGDEGAQSFFQWMITEFGFDPAKRVPYTFNAAPFIANTKSIQQGYVTSEPFAVEKEGGFKPNTFLLADYGFSTYATTIEAMQDTIDKRPEVVKCFVDGSAKGWYNYLYGDNKAANEAIKKDNPDITDEQIAFSIEQMKKFGIVDSGDAEKLGIGAMTDEHIAGFYAKMVKAKVIPEGLDIKKAYTLDFVNKGVGLDLKK, encoded by the coding sequence ATGAACAGGAAATTCTGCTTCTCCGTCGGCGTGATCGCGCTTCTTGGCGCTTCCGCTTCGACCGCACTGGCAGCCGAAAAGATCACCTACATGACCAACTGGTTGGCCCAGGCCGAGCATGGCGGCTACTATCAGGCGGTTGCCGACGGCACCTATGCCGCCTGCGGCCTGGACGTCACCATCCAGCAGGGTGGACCGCAGGTTAGCGGCCGGCCGCTGCTTCTGGCCGGCAAGATCGATTTCTACATGGGCGGCAACCTGTTGCAGGCGTTCGATGCCGTGCAGCAGAACATTCCGCTGCGCATCGTTGCTGCTTCCTTCCAGAAGGAGCCGCAGGTGGTCATGTCCCATCCGGGGCAGGGTCTCGACAAATGGGAAGACCTGAAGAACGCCGACCAATACATCCTGGGCGACGAGGGCGCGCAGAGCTTCTTCCAGTGGATGATCACCGAATTCGGCTTCGATCCCGCAAAACGCGTGCCCTATACCTTCAATGCCGCGCCCTTCATTGCCAATACGAAGTCCATCCAGCAGGGCTACGTCACCTCGGAGCCTTTCGCGGTGGAGAAGGAAGGCGGCTTCAAGCCCAACACCTTCCTGCTAGCTGATTACGGCTTCAGCACCTACGCGACCACGATCGAGGCGATGCAGGACACGATCGACAAGCGGCCGGAAGTGGTAAAATGCTTCGTCGATGGCTCGGCCAAGGGCTGGTACAATTATCTCTACGGCGACAACAAGGCCGCCAACGAAGCGATCAAGAAAGACAATCCCGACATTACCGACGAGCAGATCGCGTTTTCGATCGAGCAGATGAAGAAGTTCGGCATCGTCGATTCGGGCGACGCGGAAAAGCTCGGCATCGGCGCCATGACCGACGAGCATATCGCAGGGTTCTACGCCAAGATGGTCAAGGCCAAGGTCATCCCCGAAGGCCTCGATATCAAGAAGGCCTACACGCTCGATTTCGTCAACAAAGGCGTGGGGCTCGACCTGAAGAAGTGA
- a CDS encoding ABC transporter ATP-binding protein: MVPSTTVPGMEGSGKPLLSLRAVGKTFSNGVTALSNVDMTIREGDFLSLLGPSGCGKSTALRIIAGLTAPTTGTLDWSRKPGEESSVGFVFQEPTLLPWASVLDNVWLPLRLKGVSRSDAAPAVSQLLERVHLSGFENAVPRELSGGMKMRVSIARALVTKPRVLLMDEPFAALDEITRFKLNNDLLELWQDERFTTVFVTHSVFESVFLSNRIVVMAARPGRVFQEVEVDAPYPRDEAFRTSPAYAALCRQASDVLVSAINSTHGAAA, translated from the coding sequence ATGGTTCCATCGACAACAGTACCGGGCATGGAAGGCAGCGGAAAACCGCTGCTTTCTCTGCGCGCCGTGGGAAAGACCTTTTCCAACGGCGTGACCGCGCTCAGCAATGTCGACATGACGATCCGGGAGGGCGACTTCCTCAGCCTGCTCGGTCCGTCCGGCTGCGGCAAGTCGACGGCGCTGCGCATTATAGCCGGCCTGACCGCGCCGACCACCGGCACGCTGGACTGGTCGCGCAAGCCCGGCGAGGAAAGCTCCGTCGGCTTCGTTTTCCAGGAGCCGACGCTGCTGCCCTGGGCCAGTGTGTTAGACAATGTCTGGCTGCCGCTGCGGCTGAAGGGCGTTTCACGAAGCGATGCCGCACCGGCGGTTTCGCAGCTTCTTGAGCGCGTTCACCTGTCGGGCTTCGAAAATGCCGTGCCGCGCGAGCTTTCCGGCGGCATGAAGATGCGCGTGTCGATAGCCCGCGCACTGGTGACCAAGCCGCGTGTGCTGCTGATGGACGAGCCTTTTGCGGCGCTCGACGAAATCACGCGCTTCAAGCTCAACAACGATCTCCTCGAGCTCTGGCAGGACGAACGCTTCACCACGGTCTTTGTCACGCACAGCGTCTTCGAAAGCGTCTTTCTTTCCAACCGCATCGTCGTCATGGCCGCGCGTCCGGGCCGGGTGTTTCAGGAGGTCGAAGTCGACGCGCCCTATCCGCGCGATGAGGCGTTTCGCACGTCGCCCGCCTACGCCGCCCTATGCCGGCAGGCCTCCGATGTGCTGGTCAGCGCGATCAATTCCACGCATGGAGCGGCGGCATGA
- a CDS encoding ABC transporter permease: MTAVESPVATLDPEEARRLRRERLERIGSWVLPLAIMVLAIWLWDRICVWNEIPQYILPRPGVVLQTLHNDAGLLFGSLLVTLRITFLGLLLAVVGGVGLAVLFAQSKWVEMSLFPFAIVLQVTPIVAIFPLINIYVDNQTAKLLLCAWIVAFFPILSNTTLGLNSVDRNLRDLFRLNGATRWQELWHLRLPAAMPYFLGGLKIAGGLSLIGAVVAEFVAGASGQSSGLASRIIEAGYRLNAPRLFAALILISLAGIVIFLVLSLVSHLILRRWHESALKQER, encoded by the coding sequence ATGACCGCTGTCGAAAGCCCCGTGGCAACGCTCGATCCCGAGGAAGCGCGGCGCCTCCGGCGGGAACGGCTGGAGCGCATCGGCAGCTGGGTTCTGCCGCTGGCGATCATGGTTCTGGCGATCTGGCTGTGGGACCGCATCTGCGTCTGGAACGAGATCCCGCAATATATCCTGCCGCGGCCGGGCGTGGTGCTGCAGACGCTGCACAACGATGCCGGTCTGCTGTTCGGATCCCTGCTGGTGACGCTGCGCATCACCTTTCTCGGCCTGCTTCTGGCGGTTGTCGGTGGTGTCGGGCTTGCGGTGCTGTTTGCCCAGTCGAAATGGGTGGAGATGTCGCTCTTCCCCTTCGCCATCGTGCTGCAGGTCACGCCGATCGTCGCGATCTTTCCGCTGATCAACATCTATGTCGACAACCAGACGGCCAAGCTGCTGCTCTGCGCCTGGATCGTTGCCTTTTTCCCGATCCTGTCCAACACCACGCTCGGGCTGAACTCGGTCGACCGCAATCTGCGCGACCTGTTCCGGCTCAACGGCGCGACGCGCTGGCAGGAGCTCTGGCATCTGCGCCTGCCGGCGGCGATGCCCTATTTTCTCGGTGGCTTGAAGATCGCCGGCGGCCTGTCGCTGATCGGCGCGGTGGTGGCCGAGTTCGTCGCCGGCGCTTCCGGCCAATCGTCGGGGCTCGCCTCGCGCATCATCGAGGCGGGCTACCGGCTCAACGCACCGAGATTGTTCGCAGCGCTGATCCTGATCTCGCTTGCCGGTATCGTCATCTTCCTCGTGCTTTCGCTGGTGTCGCATCTCATCCTGCGGCGCTGGCACGAAAGCGCGCTGAAGCAGGAGCGGTAG
- a CDS encoding cytosine deaminase, protein MTSIQIPTSGNYTLVNARVHSSLTPDFAASFDADGFALADISVTGGKIAIINATELAADAIDLKGRIVLPCFVDCHTHIDKGHIWPRTPNPDGSFPGALVATGNDRAARWTAEDVARRMDFSLRAAYAHGTKALRTHIDSVPPQEEISWPVFEEMRERWKGRIELQGACLLGIDGVRDAAWFERLAKQVAAAKGVLGAVAYMVPDLDELLDRMFRTAIDLGLDLDFHADETADISAVGLKKIAEAALRHRFTGKILVGHCCSLARQPDAEVLDTLDKVARAGIAAVSLPMCNLYLQDRRHDGTTPRWRGVTLLHEMKARGIPVSVASDNTRDPFYAYGDLDMLEVYRMATRILHFDHPVSDWPKSVAATPAEVMRLDGVGGLSVGDAADFIVFKGRSWTELLSRPESDRIVVRNGKAIARELPDYAELDDLMVT, encoded by the coding sequence ATGACATCTATCCAGATACCCACCTCCGGCAACTACACCCTCGTCAATGCCCGAGTGCACTCCTCACTCACGCCCGACTTTGCCGCATCCTTCGACGCAGACGGCTTTGCGCTCGCCGACATTTCGGTCACGGGCGGGAAGATCGCCATCATCAACGCAACTGAGCTAGCCGCCGACGCCATCGACCTCAAAGGCCGCATCGTCCTGCCGTGTTTCGTCGATTGCCACACCCATATCGACAAGGGCCACATATGGCCGCGAACGCCGAACCCGGACGGTTCCTTTCCGGGCGCGCTGGTCGCGACGGGAAACGACCGCGCTGCGCGGTGGACTGCCGAGGATGTCGCGCGGCGCATGGATTTCTCCCTGCGCGCGGCCTACGCCCACGGCACCAAGGCGCTGCGCACCCATATCGACAGCGTGCCGCCCCAGGAAGAAATCTCCTGGCCGGTTTTCGAGGAGATGCGCGAGCGCTGGAAAGGTCGCATCGAGCTGCAGGGAGCCTGCCTGCTCGGCATCGATGGCGTGCGCGACGCGGCATGGTTCGAGCGGTTGGCGAAGCAGGTGGCGGCTGCCAAAGGCGTGCTCGGCGCGGTCGCCTATATGGTGCCCGACCTCGATGAACTGCTCGACCGCATGTTCCGCACTGCGATCGATCTCGGCCTAGATCTCGATTTCCATGCCGACGAAACTGCCGATATCTCCGCGGTCGGGCTGAAAAAGATCGCCGAAGCCGCATTGCGCCATCGCTTCACGGGAAAAATCCTCGTCGGCCATTGCTGCTCGCTGGCGCGCCAGCCGGACGCCGAGGTGCTGGACACGCTCGACAAGGTGGCGCGCGCCGGCATTGCGGCGGTGTCACTGCCGATGTGTAATCTCTACCTTCAGGATCGCCGTCATGATGGCACCACGCCACGTTGGCGCGGCGTGACGCTGCTGCACGAGATGAAGGCGCGGGGCATCCCGGTTTCCGTCGCCTCCGACAACACGCGTGATCCCTTCTATGCCTATGGCGATCTCGACATGCTGGAGGTCTATCGCATGGCGACGCGCATCCTGCATTTCGACCACCCGGTGAGTGACTGGCCGAAATCGGTCGCGGCGACGCCGGCAGAGGTGATGCGGCTCGACGGGGTGGGCGGCTTAAGCGTCGGCGATGCCGCCGACTTCATTGTCTTCAAGGGCCGAAGCTGGACCGAACTCCTGTCGCGGCCGGAATCGGACCGCATCGTCGTCCGCAATGGCAAGGCCATCGCGCGCGAACTGCCCGACTATGCCGAACTCGACGACCTGATGGTGACCTGA
- a CDS encoding FAD-binding oxidoreductase: MDIAALKRELDGLKIEDNPAIVQQKSRDFYWYSPVLKRQLENVTADLVVSPRNQGEVVRVLAACHRLGIPVTPRGTGTGNYGQAMPLSGGVVLSLAEMSEITTIAPGRVICGPGAILADIDRATRAHSGQELRLHPSTYNTASIGGFIAGGSGGVGSINFGGLRDFGNVIRLLVVTMEAEPKVLDLTGEDLHKVTHAYGTNGIIVEVEMPLTASYDWIDVIVGFDSFIGAARYGNALACQDGLLTKLITPIAAPVPQDYFKRHQRFFRPGQSICLAMVAPQSLDAFLAFTRREGGEVVMNAASMSEAEKKGLPPAFELAWNHTTLRALRVDPAITYLQSLYPFPNQLALVEKMDAMFPGEVFSHLEFVRFDGNITCFGLPLVKFTSEERLDEIIRLHEENGCPIFNPHRYTLEEGGMKQTDDIQLAFKREADPQGLLNPGKMIAWENPDYDYRSGKTFLFKGLQRAG, encoded by the coding sequence ATGGACATTGCGGCGCTGAAGCGCGAACTCGACGGCCTGAAGATCGAAGACAATCCGGCGATCGTGCAGCAGAAGAGCCGCGATTTCTACTGGTACAGCCCTGTTCTGAAGCGCCAGCTCGAAAACGTAACCGCCGATCTTGTCGTCTCGCCCAGGAACCAGGGCGAGGTCGTGCGCGTGCTTGCCGCCTGTCACCGCCTCGGCATTCCGGTGACGCCGCGCGGCACCGGCACCGGCAATTATGGTCAGGCCATGCCACTGTCGGGTGGCGTTGTGCTGTCGCTCGCCGAGATGAGCGAGATCACCACGATTGCACCGGGGCGCGTCATTTGTGGGCCGGGCGCCATCCTCGCCGATATCGACCGGGCGACGCGCGCGCATTCAGGCCAGGAACTGCGCCTGCATCCCTCGACCTACAACACCGCTTCCATCGGCGGTTTCATTGCCGGCGGCTCAGGTGGGGTCGGCTCGATCAATTTCGGCGGCTTGCGCGATTTCGGCAATGTCATTCGCCTGCTCGTCGTCACCATGGAGGCCGAGCCGAAGGTGCTCGACCTCACCGGCGAGGACCTGCACAAGGTCACCCATGCCTATGGCACCAATGGCATTATTGTCGAAGTCGAGATGCCGCTGACGGCGTCCTATGACTGGATCGACGTGATCGTCGGTTTCGACAGTTTCATCGGGGCGGCGCGCTACGGCAATGCGCTCGCCTGCCAGGACGGGCTTTTGACCAAGCTCATCACGCCGATCGCGGCACCGGTGCCGCAGGATTATTTCAAACGCCACCAGCGCTTCTTCCGGCCGGGGCAGAGCATCTGCCTCGCCATGGTCGCGCCGCAGTCGCTCGATGCTTTTCTGGCCTTCACGCGCCGCGAGGGCGGGGAAGTCGTGATGAACGCAGCCAGCATGTCGGAGGCGGAGAAAAAGGGCCTGCCGCCGGCCTTCGAGCTTGCCTGGAACCACACGACCTTGCGGGCGCTGCGCGTCGATCCCGCGATCACCTACCTCCAGTCGCTCTACCCATTCCCGAACCAGCTGGCTCTGGTCGAGAAAATGGACGCGATGTTTCCGGGCGAGGTGTTTTCCCATCTCGAATTCGTACGCTTCGACGGCAACATCACCTGTTTCGGCCTGCCGCTGGTGAAATTCACCAGCGAAGAACGGCTCGATGAGATCATTCGCTTGCATGAGGAGAATGGCTGTCCGATCTTCAACCCGCACCGCTACACGCTGGAGGAGGGCGGCATGAAGCAGACGGACGATATTCAGCTCGCCTTCAAGCGCGAGGCCGACCCGCAAGGACTGCTCAATCCCGGCAAGATGATCGCCTGGGAAAATCCCGACTACGACTACCGGTCGGGCAAGACCTTTCTGTTCAAGGGTTTGCAGCGGGCGGGTTGA
- a CDS encoding NAD(P)H-dependent oxidoreductase, protein MNILVLYANPVETSFGAAVHSLIVERLRTKGHSVDDCDLYGEDFDPRLTRAERIGYHDVPANIESVHTYVERLRRADALVLSFPVWNYGYPAILKGFFDRVFLPGVSFKLVAGRTVPTLHNVKKVAAVTTYGGSRLAAFVVGDPPRKIITRVLRATVKPGAPVSYLAHYSMNLSTPASREKFMAKVSAQMDAF, encoded by the coding sequence ATGAACATCCTCGTCCTCTACGCCAATCCGGTCGAGACAAGCTTTGGCGCTGCAGTTCACAGCCTGATCGTTGAACGGTTGAGGACGAAGGGACATAGTGTCGACGACTGTGATCTTTATGGCGAAGACTTCGACCCGCGCCTCACGCGCGCCGAGCGCATTGGTTATCACGATGTTCCCGCCAACATCGAAAGCGTTCACACCTATGTCGAACGCCTGCGCCGCGCGGATGCGCTGGTGCTCTCCTTTCCTGTGTGGAACTACGGCTATCCCGCTATCCTGAAAGGCTTTTTCGATCGCGTCTTTCTGCCCGGCGTGTCGTTCAAGCTGGTCGCTGGCCGGACCGTTCCGACGCTCCACAATGTCAAAAAGGTCGCCGCAGTCACCACTTATGGCGGCAGCCGGCTCGCGGCGTTTGTTGTCGGCGACCCGCCGCGAAAGATCATCACGCGGGTGCTGCGCGCGACGGTGAAGCCGGGCGCGCCGGTTTCCTATCTGGCGCATTATTCCATGAACCTCTCGACGCCCGCCTCGCGCGAAAAATTCATGGCTAAGGTCTCGGCCCAGATGGACGCCTTCTGA
- a CDS encoding NAD(P)H-dependent oxidoreductase, with the protein MRVLVVYCHPVPESFCAAVRDAAIEAIHAKGCEARLVDLYAENFDPVMRDDERRFYNDRRPLDPALEAHIEHLKWAQAIVFIYPTWWYGLPAMLKGWLDRVWATEVAFELPKGKGAIKPLMTHVSKIAVITTCGAPRWWSHVVGHPGRKTILRGIRALCARRCRTMFLAHYMMDTSTPKSREAFLGQVRRKLAAF; encoded by the coding sequence ATGCGGGTGCTGGTGGTCTATTGCCATCCTGTGCCTGAAAGTTTTTGTGCTGCGGTTCGTGATGCGGCGATAGAGGCGATCCACGCCAAGGGCTGCGAAGCGCGTCTCGTCGATCTCTACGCGGAAAACTTCGACCCCGTCATGCGCGACGACGAGCGGCGATTCTACAATGATCGTCGGCCGCTGGACCCGGCGCTTGAAGCGCATATCGAGCATCTGAAATGGGCGCAGGCGATCGTCTTCATCTATCCGACATGGTGGTATGGCCTGCCGGCCATGCTGAAGGGTTGGCTCGACAGGGTGTGGGCGACGGAGGTCGCCTTCGAATTGCCCAAGGGCAAGGGTGCGATCAAGCCGCTGATGACGCATGTGTCGAAGATCGCCGTCATCACCACCTGCGGCGCTCCGCGCTGGTGGTCACATGTCGTCGGCCATCCCGGCCGCAAGACCATCCTGCGCGGCATTCGCGCGCTCTGCGCCCGGCGCTGCCGCACTATGTTCCTGGCGCACTATATGATGGATACCTCGACGCCGAAAAGCCGCGAGGCGTTTCTGGGGCAGGTGAGGCGAAAGCTGGCGGCTTTTTGA
- a CDS encoding FAD-dependent oxidoreductase produces MSSLPQKARAVIIGGGVSGCSVAYHLAKLGWTDIVLLERKQLTSGTTWHAAGLIGQLRASQNMTRLAKYSADLYVKLEEETEVATGMRQVGSITVALTEERKHEIYRQASLARAFDVDVREISPNEVKEMYPHLNVADVVGAVHLPLDGQCDPANIAMALAKGARQRGAKIVENVKVTAVHQKNGRVTGVSWAKDDEQGTIESDVVINCAGMWARELGAMSGVTVPLHACEHFYLVTEAIEGLGRLPVLRVPDECAYYKEDAGKMMLGAFEPIAKPWGMNGISEDFCFDQLPEDFEHFEPILEMGVNRMPMLGTAGIHTFFNGPESFTPDDRYYLGEAPELGGYWVAAGYNSIGIVSSGGAGMALAQWINDGEAPFDLWEVDIRRAQPFQKNRAYLKERVSETLGLLYADHFPYRQMATSRGVRRSPIHEQLKARGAVFGEVAGWERANWFAREGQEREYRYSWKRQNWFDNQRDEHLAVRNNVGLFDMTSFGKIRIEGRDALAFLQRMCANDLDVAPGKIVYTQMLNNRGGIESDLTVSRLSETAFFAVVPGATLQRDLAWLRKHLRDEFVVITDVTASESVLCLMGPRSRELIEKISPNDFSNANNPFGTFQEIEIGMGLARAHRVTYVGELGWELYVSTDQTAHVFEALEDAGREFDLKLCGLHTLDSCRIEKAFRHFGHDITDEDHVLEAGLGFAVKTGKGDFIGRDAVLAKKDAGLSRRLVQFRLTDPEPLLFHNEAIVRDGKIVGTVTSGNYGHHLGGAIGLGYVPAKGESEADVLGSSYEIEIAGERFKAEASLKPMYDPKSERVRM; encoded by the coding sequence ATGAGTTCTCTGCCGCAAAAGGCCCGCGCCGTCATCATCGGCGGCGGCGTATCCGGCTGTTCGGTCGCCTATCACCTCGCCAAGCTTGGCTGGACCGACATCGTGCTTCTGGAGCGCAAGCAGCTTACCTCCGGCACCACCTGGCATGCGGCGGGGCTGATCGGCCAGCTGCGCGCCTCGCAGAACATGACGCGGCTCGCCAAATATTCCGCTGACCTCTACGTCAAGCTGGAAGAAGAAACCGAAGTCGCCACCGGCATGCGCCAGGTCGGCTCCATCACCGTTGCGCTGACCGAGGAGCGCAAGCACGAAATCTACCGCCAGGCCTCGCTGGCGCGCGCCTTCGATGTCGATGTGCGCGAGATTTCGCCTAATGAAGTCAAGGAGATGTATCCGCATCTCAACGTGGCCGACGTGGTCGGCGCGGTGCACCTGCCGCTCGACGGCCAGTGCGACCCTGCCAACATCGCCATGGCGCTGGCCAAAGGCGCACGCCAGCGCGGCGCGAAGATCGTCGAGAACGTCAAAGTCACAGCCGTGCACCAGAAGAACGGCCGCGTCACCGGCGTTTCGTGGGCCAAGGATGACGAGCAAGGCACGATAGAAAGCGATGTGGTGATCAACTGCGCCGGCATGTGGGCGCGCGAGCTTGGCGCGATGTCGGGCGTGACCGTGCCGCTGCACGCCTGCGAGCATTTTTATCTCGTCACCGAAGCCATCGAGGGTCTTGGCCGCCTCCCCGTCCTGCGCGTGCCGGACGAATGCGCATACTACAAGGAAGACGCCGGCAAGATGATGCTTGGCGCCTTCGAACCCATCGCCAAGCCGTGGGGCATGAACGGCATTTCGGAGGATTTCTGCTTCGACCAGCTGCCCGAGGATTTCGAGCATTTCGAGCCAATCCTCGAAATGGGCGTGAACCGCATGCCAATGCTCGGCACCGCCGGCATCCACACCTTCTTCAACGGCCCTGAAAGCTTCACGCCCGACGACCGCTACTATCTCGGCGAAGCGCCGGAACTCGGCGGCTACTGGGTGGCGGCCGGCTACAATTCCATCGGCATCGTCTCCTCAGGCGGTGCCGGCATGGCGCTGGCGCAGTGGATCAATGACGGCGAAGCGCCCTTCGATCTGTGGGAAGTCGATATCCGCCGCGCCCAGCCTTTTCAGAAGAACCGCGCCTACCTCAAGGAGCGCGTCTCCGAAACGCTCGGCCTTCTCTATGCCGACCATTTCCCCTACCGCCAGATGGCGACTTCGCGCGGCGTGCGCCGCTCGCCTATCCATGAGCAACTGAAGGCGCGCGGAGCCGTTTTCGGCGAAGTCGCCGGCTGGGAACGCGCCAACTGGTTCGCCCGCGAAGGCCAGGAGCGCGAATACAGATATTCCTGGAAGCGACAGAACTGGTTCGACAACCAGCGCGACGAGCATCTGGCCGTGCGCAACAATGTCGGCCTGTTCGACATGACCTCCTTCGGCAAGATCAGGATCGAGGGCCGCGATGCGCTGGCCTTCCTGCAACGCATGTGCGCCAACGATCTCGATGTCGCACCCGGCAAGATCGTCTACACGCAGATGCTGAACAATCGCGGCGGCATCGAGAGCGACCTCACCGTTTCGCGTCTTTCCGAAACGGCCTTCTTCGCCGTCGTGCCCGGCGCGACCTTGCAGCGCGACCTGGCATGGCTGCGCAAGCATCTGCGCGACGAGTTCGTCGTCATCACCGATGTGACGGCTTCAGAAAGCGTGCTCTGCCTGATGGGTCCGCGTTCTCGCGAACTGATCGAAAAAATCAGCCCAAACGATTTTTCGAATGCGAACAATCCGTTCGGCACCTTCCAGGAGATCGAGATCGGCATGGGGCTGGCGCGCGCGCACCGCGTCACCTATGTCGGCGAACTCGGCTGGGAACTCTATGTCTCGACCGACCAGACCGCCCATGTCTTCGAGGCGCTGGAAGACGCCGGGCGCGAATTCGACCTGAAACTCTGCGGCCTGCACACGCTGGATTCCTGCCGCATCGAGAAGGCGTTCCGCCACTTCGGCCACGACATCACCGACGAGGATCATGTGCTGGAAGCCGGCCTCGGCTTTGCCGTGAAGACCGGCAAGGGCGACTTTATCGGCCGCGACGCCGTGCTGGCGAAGAAGGATGCCGGCCTGTCACGCCGGCTGGTGCAATTCCGCCTCACCGACCCGGAACCGCTGCTGTTCCACAACGAGGCGATCGTGCGCGACGGCAAGATCGTCGGCACGGTCACCTCGGGCAATTACGGCCATCACCTCGGCGGTGCCATCGGTCTTGGCTACGTGCCGGCTAAGGGCGAGAGCGAAGCGGATGTGCTCGGTTCCTCCTACGAGATCGAGATCGCCGGCGAACGCTTCAAGGCCGAGGCATCGTTGAAGCCGATGTATGATCCGAAGTCGGAACGGGTCAGGATGTAG
- a CDS encoding pyridoxal phosphate-dependent aminotransferase, which produces MPKPSSRISGITPSGKDGWEVHFAAMNRKEAGEVIIMLSVGDHDFDTPTETVEACVTAVRAGYHHYTQLPGIPRLRAAMAKLSTQCTGVPTTADEVIATPGGQLALFAAAQAALDPGDHAIVVAPYYATYPPTFRAAGAEFTIVETRAEDGFQPRAEDITAALQPRTKAILINTPNNPTGAVYSRKSLEGIAEICRKHDLWLFCDEVYWTLGGGEHVSPRSLPGMAERTLVINSMSKSHGMTGWRIGWLTAPKELVSLLISLNLVTTYGLTDFVSRAAVEAMENAYGVKEIAERYAARRAVFLDAVRGLNNVTVRGSEGGMYVMLDISAIEPDCESFAWAFLNSEKVAVMPGVSFGDAAAGHIRISLCQPEEILLEAAERLKRFAAAYSPSKESKQA; this is translated from the coding sequence ATGCCCAAACCCTCATCCCGCATTTCCGGCATCACGCCCTCCGGCAAGGATGGCTGGGAAGTCCATTTCGCCGCCATGAACCGCAAGGAGGCAGGCGAGGTCATCATCATGCTTTCGGTCGGCGATCATGATTTCGACACGCCCACTGAGACGGTCGAAGCCTGCGTCACCGCCGTGCGCGCCGGCTACCACCATTACACGCAGCTTCCCGGCATCCCGCGCCTGCGCGCGGCCATGGCGAAGCTTTCCACGCAATGCACCGGCGTGCCCACCACTGCCGACGAGGTGATCGCCACGCCGGGCGGGCAGCTCGCGCTGTTTGCCGCCGCGCAGGCCGCGCTTGATCCAGGCGACCACGCCATCGTCGTTGCGCCTTATTATGCGACCTACCCGCCGACATTCCGGGCGGCGGGCGCTGAGTTCACCATCGTCGAGACCCGCGCCGAGGACGGTTTCCAGCCGCGCGCCGAAGACATCACTGCCGCCTTGCAGCCGCGCACCAAGGCGATCCTCATCAACACGCCCAACAACCCGACGGGTGCCGTATATTCCCGCAAAAGCCTGGAAGGCATCGCGGAAATCTGCCGCAAGCATGATCTCTGGCTGTTTTGCGACGAGGTTTACTGGACGCTGGGCGGTGGCGAGCATGTCTCGCCGCGCTCGCTGCCCGGCATGGCCGAGCGCACGCTGGTCATCAATTCCATGTCGAAAAGCCACGGCATGACCGGATGGCGCATCGGCTGGCTGACGGCGCCGAAGGAACTGGTCAGCCTGCTCATCAGCCTAAATCTCGTCACCACCTACGGGCTGACTGACTTTGTCAGCCGCGCAGCGGTCGAGGCAATGGAGAATGCATACGGCGTCAAGGAGATAGCCGAGCGCTATGCGGCACGGCGCGCCGTCTTTCTCGACGCCGTGCGCGGGCTGAACAATGTCACCGTGCGCGGCTCCGAAGGCGGCATGTATGTCATGCTCGACATCAGCGCCATAGAGCCGGACTGCGAAAGCTTCGCCTGGGCGTTCCTCAACAGCGAGAAGGTCGCCGTCATGCCCGGCGTCAGCTTCGGCGACGCCGCCGCCGGCCATATCCGCATCAGCCTCTGCCAGCCGGAGGAAATTCTTCTGGAAGCAGCCGAACGCCTGAAGCGCTTTGCCGCTGCCTACAGCCCATCCAAGGAAAGCAAGCAAGCATGA